Proteins from one Raphanus sativus cultivar WK10039 unplaced genomic scaffold, ASM80110v3 Scaffold0670, whole genome shotgun sequence genomic window:
- the LOC108823085 gene encoding ankyrin repeat domain-containing protein 2A: MASNPDKNLSPSDDKPETTEENQSPKPESEKKSPKPEPAASGSSPSSANPAMNLNAFDFSNMAGILNDPSIRELAEQIAKDPAFNKLAEQLQGSIPNAAQGGGGGFPNIDPEQYINTMQQVMHNPEFQTMAERLGQALVQDPQMSPFLEAFSNPETAEHFTERMARMKQDPELKPILDEIDAGGPSAMMKYWNDKDVLKKLGEAMGMPIAGMPDQAASAEPAEVAEDSEEEESIVHQTASLGDVEGLKNALASGGNKDEEDSEGRTALHFACGYGELKCAQVLIDAGASVNAVDKNKNTPLHYAAGYGRKECVTLLLENGAAVTLQNLDEKTPIDVAKLNNQLEVVKLLEKDAFL; this comes from the exons ATGGCTTCCAATCCAGACAAGAATCTGTCTCCTTCAG ATGATAAGCCGGAAACGACGGAGGAGAACCAGAGTCCTAAACCGGAATCAGAGAAGAAGAGTCCTAAACCGGAACCAGCAGCCTCTGGGAGTTCACCTTCATCAGCTAACCCTGCTATGAATTTAAATGCTTTTGATTTCTCTAATATGGCTGGTATCCTCAAC GACCCAAGCATCAGAGAATTGGCTGAGCAGATTGCTAAAGATCCTGCCTTTAACAAGTTGGCTGAGCAGCTTCAGGGATCTATTCCAAACGCAGCTCAAGGTGGAGGAGGTGGATTCCCTAACATTGATCCGGAACAGTATATCAATACAATGCAGCAGGTTATGCATAACCCTGAGTTTCAGACTATGGCTGAGCGTCTTGGTCAAGCCTTAGTGCAG gATCCACAAATGTCTCCTTTCTTGGAGGCCTTCTCAAACCCTGAAACAGCAGAGCATTTTACTGAGCGTATGGCGCGGATGAAACAAGATCCTGAGTTGAAACCTATACTTGATGAAATTGATGCCGGTGGTCCTTCTGCTATGATGAA GTACTGGAATGATAAAGATGTGCTGAAAAAGCTGGGTGAAGCAATGGGTATGCCTATTGCTGGCATGCCAGACCAGGCTGCTTCAGCTGAACCTGCCGAGGTAGCGGAAGacagtgaagaagaagagtctaTTGTTCATCAAACTGCCAGTCTTGGTGATGTTGAG GGTTTGAAAAATGCTTTGGCCTCTGGTGGTaacaaagatgaagaagattctGAGGGAAGGACAGCATTGCATTTTGCTTGTGGATACGGCGAG TTGAAATGTGCTCAAGTTCTTATTGATGCTGGAGCAAGTGTTAACGCTGTTGACAAAAACAAGAACACGCCTCTGCATTACGCTGCTGGTTACGGGAGGAAAGAGTGTGTAACCCTTCTCCTAGAGAATGGTGCTGCTGT GACTCTGCAAAACCTAGACGAGAAGACACCCATTGATGTGGCAAAGCTGAACAACCAGCTCGAGGTGGTGAAGCTGCTCGAGAAAGATGCTTTCCTTTGA
- the LOC108821239 gene encoding probable E3 ubiquitin-protein ligase ATL45, whose translation MTRSSRFLGTATTSPPPPQPEDVLAAETDMVVILSALLCALICIAGLGVAARCAWIRRLAGVESSAVGETPPPNKGLKKKALQSLPKSTFMTAADSPSSSSGEGESSTECAICLTEFSDGEEIRILPLCSHAFHVACIDKWLTSRSSCPSCRRILVPVKCDRCGHRASTAETQVKDQPPPHQHPSQFSSTIIPAFLP comes from the coding sequence ATGACACGCTCCTCTAGATTCCTTGGAACTGCGACGACGTCGCCGCCACCGCCACAGCCAGAAGATGTTCTAGCCGCCGAAACCGACATGGTTGTGATCCTCTCAGCTCTTCTATGCGCTCTCATATGCATAGCCGGCTTAGGTGTAGCAGCTCGATGCGCCTGGATTCGCCGTCTCGCCGGCGTTGAATCCTCCGCCGTTGGAGAAACTCCGCCGCCGAACAAAGGTCTCAAGAAAAAAGCGCTCCAGTCCCTCCCTAAGTCAACCTTCATGACCGCGGCAGACTCGCCGAGCTCCTCCTCTGGAGAGGGAGAATCATCCACCGAGTGCGCCATATGCTTGACGGAGTTTTCAGATGGAGAAGAGATCAGGATCTTGCCGCTCTGTAGCCACGCCTTCCACGTGGCGTGCATAGACAAATGGTTGACTTCTCGGTCCTCGTGCCCTTCTTGTCGTAGAATTTTGGTTCCGGTGAAGTGTGATCGGTGTGGACACCGCGCTTCCACGGCGGAGACTCAGGTCAAAGATCAGCCTCCTCCTCATCAACATCCTTCACAGTTCAGTTCCACCATTATTCCTGCTTTTCTtccgtaa
- the LOC108823084 gene encoding thioredoxin reductase 1, mitochondrial translates to MNCMHRSRFLIKSLLSRARTITRLGSTLSQPQRPPSLSSPVMSRLETHTTRLCIVGSGPAAHTAAIYAARAELKPLLFEGWMANDIAPGGQLTTTTDVENFPGFPEGILGAELTEKFRKQSERFGTTIFTETVTKVDFTSKPFKLFTDSRAVLADAVILATGAVAKRLSFPGSGEGSGGFWNRGISACAVCDGAAPIFRGKPLAVIGGGDSAMEEANFLTKYGSNVYIIHRRDAFRASKIMQQRALANPKIDVIWNSTVVEAYGDGERGVLGGLKVKNVVSGEVLDLKVSGLFFAIGHEPATKFLDGAVKLDSDGYVVTKPGSTQTSVAGVFAAGDVQDKKYRQAVTAAGTGCMAALDAEHYLQEIGSQQGLSRRKAIRRLHRLILSSPSVYLIGDASFSVSLSLGGSLSRWFSISVVLSLSRWFSASLSLGGCPRGDEALLRWLRSETSPSVSLIGDGALLLRL, encoded by the exons ATGAACTGCATGCATCGTTCGCGGTTTTTAATAAAGTCTTTGTTAAGCAGAGCACGAACCATTACACGGCTCGGATCAACTCTCTCTCAGCCGCAACGTCCACCGTCTCTCTCCTCCCCCGTCATGAGTAGACTTGAAACTCACACAACAAGACTCTGCATCGTCGGCAGTGGTCCGGCGGCTCACACGGCGGCTATCTACGCAGCTAGAGCTGAACTTAAGCCTCTTCTATTTGAAGGATGGATGGCTAACGACATAGCTCCCGGCGGTCAACTAACAACCACCACCGACGTTGAGAACTTCCCTGGCTTTCCAGAAG GTATTCTCGGAGCAGAGCTCACGGAAAAGTTCAGGAAGCAGTCGGAGAGATTCGGTACGACTATCTTCACGGAGACGGTGACTAAAGTCGACTTCACGTCGAAGCCGTTTAAGCTGTTTACAGACTCCAGAGCCGTTCTCGCCGACGCTGTGATTCTCGCTACGGGAGCTGTGGCCAAGCGGCTTAGCTTCCCTGGCTCTGGTGAAGGCTCAGGAGGTTTCTGGAACCGTGGAATCTCGGCGTGTGCTGTCTGCGACGGAGCTGCTCCGATATTCCGTGGCAAACCTCTGGCTGTTATCGGGGGAGGCGACTCGGCGATGGAAGAGGCCAACTTCCTCACTAAGTATGGCTCCAACGTGTATATAATCCATAGGAGAGACGCTTTTAGAGCCTCTAAGATTATGCAGCAGAGAGCTCTGGCTAATCCTAAGATCGACGTGATTTGGAACTCGACGGTTGTGGAGGCTTACGGTGACGGGGAGAGAGGCGTTCTTGGAGGGTTGAAGGTGAAGAATGTGGTTAGTGGAGAGGTTTTGGATTTGAAAGTTTCTGGATTGTTCTTTGCGATTGGTCATGAGCCAGCAACGAAGTTTCTTGATGGTGCGGTTAAGCTTGACTCAGATGGCTATGTGGTGACGAAGCCCGGTTCTACACAGACTAGTGTTGCCGGAGTTTTTGCCGCCGGGGATGTCCAGGACAAGAAGTACAGGCAGGCGGTAACAGCTGCGGGGACTG GATGCATGGCAGCTTTGGATGCGGAGCATTACTTACAAGAGATTGGATCTCAGCAAG GTCTCTCTCGACGAAAGGCGATTCGCCGTCTCCATCGATTGATCTTGTCGTCTCCGTCGGTGTACTTAATCGGTGACGCCTCTTTCTCTGTCTCGCTCTCCCTCGGTGGTTCTCTGTCTCGGTGGTTCTCTATCTCGgtagttctctctctctctcggtggTTCTcggcttctctctctctcggtggGTGTCCTCGAGGCGACGAAGCTCTCCTTCGGTGGCTCAGATCGGAGACGTCTCCTTCGGTGTCTCTTATCGGCGACGGAGCTCTCCTTCTGAGGCTCTAA